Genomic window (Alteromonas pelagimontana):
ACTGATGATGATATATTTACCGGGAGGAAAGGCTTCTCCCTCTTCTGTGAGGGAGTGGGAAGATACAAAATGACCATTATCAGCTCTAAATATCGCCAGCTGATTGTCTTTTTCTGAATTCCATAAGTGGTACTCGAACCTTTGCTCATCGCATTCTACGATAATATTTCTGGAGCCAACATCTTCGATTAGAAATTGAAAATCTGCCTCTTGGACGTTTACCGTTTCAATGGTTCCGTCAACGTTTATTGTCCAAGCCTTTTCTACTGAAAGCGCTGGAATTACAATCTTTAATTCATCTTCAACAAACATCAAATTCACTGAATAAGCGATTGTATATTGCTCACTTCCTAAATCGGTAATTTTCCTTTTTTCTTCAAGAAAATGATTTAGATAGTAGCCCGTCGTATCGTTCTCAAGAGCTCTAATCGACCTCTTACTGAATGGTGGCTTTAACGACTTTTTGAAGGATGAATACCACGCTTGCTCGGCAGTAACGTCGTCAACCTCAGGCAAGCCGTGCTTTTTTGCATAAAGTTCCATTCTTTTTTCGAGTTCAGGTAAGTTTGCTTCTGGTATTCCAGCCTGCTCTAAATAAGCGTCTACCATGAAGTTTGGACCGAAACACCTGTTTGAAATAGGCAGCCCTAGTTTTTTACAAGCGACTCTAAAGGCCTTCCAAAGCCGACTGCGTTCATCGCTTGTCTGCTTTGCTTCCACTGGCTTCCCAACTGCCATATTGATACAGCCATAGATGGCTGACGTATTAGCACCTAAATTTTTTCTTATTGAAGTTGATAGATAAGTAACGAAAAGAGCTGGCGCTAATCTTAGACCTCTTTCAAATTTTTGAAGTTGCCCTCCATACATAGTGATACTTTTTTCTACGAAATGCATTTCATCGGTAATCAATACCTCATCGATTAGTCCAACGTAAGGTACATCAGAATTTTCAATAGCTGATTTCACTTTGCTCTCGTAGTTAGCAAAGGGGCTTAGGTCACTCATGCATGACTCTCCAAATCTTAAATCTTATTTTGCTCGCACACGCAGTGTTGCAAACTTCATTTCCATCTTTTCAGTTGTTTTTATTAATTTTATATCTGCTAGTGAACTACCCTATACTCATCACCAATCCATGAAAACAGTCACAAACATTTAACATCCTATCTCTATCAGGCAATACTGACAGTATTTTGTAAAGTGCGTAGAGCCTGGGAATCAGTTAAGGCAATTCGCATGAGGATCGTTAGTATCACGAGAAGTTACGCTTAATAACCTTCATCATCTCTGATATCGCTTCATCTCCAGTAGCAACTTTAACAAGCCCACCGTCCTGTTCTCTCTCACTCTCCGATACCGGCATATTTTTGAAAGGCGCATCGTCAAACAAAAAGAGATAATTGTCGCCCTGAATCATATTGCAGTTTGCACATGTATTTGCCCAGTATGAGCCGCCGTACTTTTTAGAGTTGCGGTACTTGATAGTTTTAGGCCTAGGGTGCGGTGGTTCTTGTTCGCAAAAAGGTACGCCCATCCACCAAAATACCGGCACAACTTCCTTGCACCTGAAACAAGTTTCAACGTCGGCGACGTAGTTTGCTAAAAATGCGTTTTTTATAGGAGTATAGAGAGTGCTATCGATATTCCACCTATTAGCTACAGATTGAACAAGCTTTATGTTACTTCTGCACTTCGAACAAAATGACGGTTTAAGCTTCCTTTGCGTCGGTTTCCAGTGATGAGGATCGTTAATAACGTCTTCTGCTTTTAGCTCTATCCATGGTATAGGCAAATTAGCAGCCTTCTCACCGTCGACTTCATGAGTATGAAAAATTTCAATACCAAGCGAGTTTCCTCCAATTC
Coding sequences:
- a CDS encoding competence protein CoiA family protein, with the translated sequence MESKLKVPYGLDTSGQLVSADLAEKDKTYFCPNCNSQLVRRAGEVKVKHFAHPSTANCSQESILHITAKNLIESVIRSNSLSQIEITLHSDCYQCGVEFNTTLPFGTFTSAAQEVTVASYVCDVVGYRIGGNSLGIEIFHTHEVDGEKAANLPIPWIELKAEDVINDPHHWKPTQRKLKPSFCSKCRSNIKLVQSVANRWNIDSTLYTPIKNAFLANYVADVETCFRCKEVVPVFWWMGVPFCEQEPPHPRPKTIKYRNSKKYGGSYWANTCANCNMIQGDNYLFLFDDAPFKNMPVSESEREQDGGLVKVATGDEAISEMMKVIKRNFS